Within the Sulfolobus tengchongensis genome, the region GATTATCCCAAAGGAGAATTAGTTAGGAAGAAAGTAAAAAGGGCTACGGCTAAGTACGTAATCTTGGAAGATGGAACCCTAGCACAAGCTGCAATATTTTATAAATTCCCAGATTTAGCGCCAGAGGGCTTTTTGTATGAATACTTTGGCTTAGGAGATATCGTAATTAAATGGGTGGCATTAGACCCAGTCTCTGCAGCTTCAGCTGTTGACAGATCGAGAAAGAGATTGGAAAGTTTAGGGAGCACAGACAGTATTATCATGAGGAAATTAGAGAAAGTAAAACAATTACAAGCAATTATTGGCGGTCAAGCCAAACTTTTGAGAATGTGGGTATATATAATTCTATACGGAAAGGACGAAGCTGAACTCAAGCAGAAATTCCTTCAGGCTAGAACTATCGCTAGATCAAGATTATTTGACTTAGATATTCCAGTTTTTTACCAAAAAGCTCTTTATAATTTAGAAACTTCAGTAGCTTTATTCATACCTTTTGCGAACTCTGTCAAATCAGTGTATGTAGACACGCTAACAGCATCATGGGAATTCTATCCGCTAATCTCGGAAGATCTTATAGACTCTGAGGGTATATTTGTAGGATTTTCCGATTCTGGTTCGCCAGTGTTGTTTAACCCATTCATGAGAAATAACCATAACATCGTAATATTAGGAGAGACTGGCTCAGGGAAATCAATGACATTGAAAATTTTGTTGAAGAGAATGAAGGAAAAATACAAGATTAAGCTATGGGGAATTGATCCTGAAAACGAATACGTTAAGTTGGCAGACATTTTGGGCTTCAAAGCAATAACAGTTAAACGTGGAACAAAGCTGGGGTTAGATCCAGTACTAATGACAAAGGTTGGTGTTCTTAACCCCGAAGACGTCGCAGAGTTACTATCAGAATTCTACTTACCTGATGATATTACATTAAGGAATAGACTAAGAGCAGCAGTATTTGACGTGTTCGAAAGCTCTAGCGATTTATTTGACTTAATAGAGAGAATAAAAAGCGTTGATGATCAGATATATAAATACTTAGAAGCAGCTAAGACACCTCCAGACTCATATATCTTTGAAACTGAAGAGAACGAAATAGAAACGACAGAAAACATTGTCTTCGGCTTAAGAGAAATATCAGGGCAGGGAGCAACTAGACTAAAAGCACTGATAACTACTCTGTTAGCTGGGATTTTCCAAAGAGAGGCATTCTCTGACCGCGAAAGAGGATTTATATTTGTAGACGAGGGATGGCTGTTTGTTAATTACCCAATAACAATGTCTTTACTAGAAAACTTAGCAAGGAGAGCTAGGAAATATTCCAAAGGGCTTATATTTGCAACACAGAGACCTGCGGATGTCGTGAACAACGATTCAGGTCGAACAATACTAGAACAAAGCGCTACAGTGTTCTTATTGAGGCAGAGAACCCAATCCCTGCAAGTACTAAAGCAGACATTCGCATTAAGGGATGAAGAAGCACAAGCATTACTTCAGGCTGAGCCTGGGCATGGTATTCTGAGAACAGGCAACTATCTCCTTAGAGTATATGTACAGCCATCCAGAGCTGAATTTGAAGCATTTAAGACCACTGGTGAGTGGTGATGAAGAAAAAAGCAATTATTACTTATGTAGATGAAGAGACATATAGAAAATTAAACGAATTAGCCTTAAAGAAAGGTGCTTCGATTTCTCAGGTAGTTAGAGAGATAATTTTAGGTGAATTAAATGGCGAGAATTAGAGAGAGCCTAATCATTGAAGAATTATCTTTCTTGGACGAGAAGCTAGGAGGAAACCCATTACTGACCCTGAGAAACATGATGTATCTAATGGTGGGGGGACTTGTTTCGTATAAATTGATCGAGGGAGGAGGGGTAAAAACGGCGGTAGGAGTAATCATTATACTCTTCGTCCTTGCGCTCATCGCTTATCCGAAGAGATCATTAACGTTAGAGAACATCATTATAGGAGTAATATCATATTATTTAGAGCCCCAAGGTGAAGAGAAGAAGAAACAAACAGCGAAAAAAGAGGCAAGAAAGCAAGAGCTAAAGAAAGA harbors:
- a CDS encoding ribbon-helix-helix protein, CopG family — protein: MKKKAIITYVDEETYRKLNELALKKGASISQVVREIILGELNGEN
- a CDS encoding VirB4 family type IV secretion system protein translates to MFLLDIFNKNNKNQKHEQKQTKQKEKQQKQLNIYQLDPAPFEILSDEERDQLENRFLQILNTVDRGTIYVQMDRAKYQYENEEYEIMFNKFYLITDQDLDYPKGELVRKKVKRATAKYVILEDGTLAQAAIFYKFPDLAPEGFLYEYFGLGDIVIKWVALDPVSAASAVDRSRKRLESLGSTDSIIMRKLEKVKQLQAIIGGQAKLLRMWVYIILYGKDEAELKQKFLQARTIARSRLFDLDIPVFYQKALYNLETSVALFIPFANSVKSVYVDTLTASWEFYPLISEDLIDSEGIFVGFSDSGSPVLFNPFMRNNHNIVILGETGSGKSMTLKILLKRMKEKYKIKLWGIDPENEYVKLADILGFKAITVKRGTKLGLDPVLMTKVGVLNPEDVAELLSEFYLPDDITLRNRLRAAVFDVFESSSDLFDLIERIKSVDDQIYKYLEAAKTPPDSYIFETEENEIETTENIVFGLREISGQGATRLKALITTLLAGIFQREAFSDRERGFIFVDEGWLFVNYPITMSLLENLARRARKYSKGLIFATQRPADVVNNDSGRTILEQSATVFLLRQRTQSLQVLKQTFALRDEEAQALLQAEPGHGILRTGNYLLRVYVQPSRAEFEAFKTTGEW